Proteins encoded by one window of Thiohalobacter sp.:
- the pepA gene encoding flocculation-associated PEP-CTERM protein PepA, protein MKTAFNKTLMASAFGLALLGGSQANAANLDFTFDTTAIPGSTVAYTFNADEMTWTSQGLSTVSVTDASGDGTLDGIDSFIEVGVVDIVSFQDNNTTLPGFTTGANFFYQLMVDFSLSGYTTLTPLGQLKAVFTGGSGTFWYDEALDSALNGTETAIAGITSPGGDCLLNGPTSFAQGSCKIAFDFDLGVMAPGVFTSTKTGLDLGLIPTTMVVDVNVNNLSPALEFVYPGGPGSVQTVGLDHDGSAVFVPEPGILALLGIGAFGLAGFTCKKRA, encoded by the coding sequence ATGAAAACGGCATTCAACAAGACGCTGATGGCATCGGCATTCGGTCTGGCCCTGCTCGGCGGGTCGCAGGCCAACGCAGCCAATCTGGACTTCACCTTCGACACCACGGCCATTCCGGGATCGACCGTGGCCTACACCTTCAATGCGGACGAGATGACCTGGACCTCCCAGGGCCTGTCCACGGTAAGCGTGACCGACGCCTCCGGTGATGGAACGCTGGATGGCATCGACTCCTTCATCGAGGTTGGTGTGGTCGACATCGTGTCCTTCCAGGACAACAACACGACCCTGCCGGGTTTCACCACCGGTGCCAACTTCTTCTACCAGTTGATGGTGGATTTCAGCCTCAGCGGATACACCACGCTGACCCCGCTGGGCCAGCTCAAGGCCGTCTTCACTGGCGGCAGCGGCACCTTCTGGTATGACGAGGCGCTGGACAGCGCGTTGAACGGCACCGAGACCGCCATCGCCGGCATTACCTCTCCCGGCGGCGACTGCCTCCTCAACGGTCCTACCAGCTTTGCGCAGGGTTCGTGCAAGATCGCCTTCGACTTCGATCTGGGCGTGATGGCACCCGGCGTCTTCACCAGCACCAAGACGGGGCTCGATCTGGGTCTGATCCCGACGACCATGGTGGTCGACGTCAACGTCAACAACCTCTCCCCCGCACTGGAGTTCGTGTACCCGGGTGGCCCCGGCTCCGTTCAGACGGTGGGGCTGGACCATGACGGCAGCGCCGTGTTCGTCCCCGAGCCGGGCATCCTGGCCCTGCTGGGTATCGGCGCCTTCGGACTGGCCGGCTTTACCTGCAAGAAGCGCGCCTGA
- a CDS encoding molybdopterin biosynthesis protein MoeY, translated as MRARLDDSPITRVLDLARWAPSGDNTQVWRFEIQAPDCCIVHGRWISDHCVYDLEGHSSELAIGALLENIALAATREGCRARIERLPANARQPTFRVRLEADAGTTPDPLVDVIEKRSVQRRSYSTQSIPAEIRERLEAALPEGYQAQWFEGWCERLDIALLMFRNAGVRLVMPEAYEEHRKVIAWDSRFSEDRIPDQALAIDPLLRRIMKWAMQRWERVRFLNRYAAGTWLARIEMDLIPAIRSGAHFVLHADTPPRSSDDYIAAGRILQRFWLTATRCGLQLQPETTPLIFASYLRDDIRFCEDPAIRRRAQRCHRHLKRVLHPESDESAFFFGRLGFGQAARARSLRRPLDKLLE; from the coding sequence ATGCGCGCCCGGCTCGATGACAGCCCCATCACCCGGGTACTCGATCTGGCCCGCTGGGCGCCCAGCGGCGACAATACCCAGGTCTGGCGTTTCGAGATCCAGGCGCCCGACTGCTGTATCGTGCATGGACGCTGGATCAGTGATCACTGTGTCTACGACCTGGAGGGCCACTCGAGCGAGTTGGCCATCGGAGCCCTGCTCGAAAACATCGCATTGGCGGCCACGCGCGAGGGTTGCCGGGCGCGAATAGAGCGACTGCCGGCAAATGCCCGGCAGCCAACTTTCCGGGTCCGACTGGAAGCCGATGCCGGGACGACGCCTGACCCTCTCGTCGATGTCATCGAAAAACGGAGCGTGCAGCGGCGGAGTTACAGCACGCAATCGATCCCGGCTGAAATCCGTGAACGACTCGAAGCCGCCTTGCCTGAAGGCTATCAGGCGCAATGGTTCGAGGGCTGGTGCGAGCGACTGGATATCGCACTGCTGATGTTCCGGAATGCGGGGGTGCGACTGGTCATGCCCGAGGCCTACGAGGAACATCGCAAGGTCATCGCCTGGGACAGCCGCTTCAGCGAGGATCGGATACCGGACCAGGCGCTCGCCATCGACCCCTTACTGCGGCGGATCATGAAGTGGGCCATGCAGCGCTGGGAACGGGTCCGATTCCTGAACCGCTATGCGGCCGGCACCTGGCTGGCACGCATCGAAATGGATCTGATCCCCGCCATCCGTTCAGGCGCACATTTCGTGCTGCATGCGGACACACCGCCCCGTTCCAGTGATGACTACATTGCTGCGGGCCGCATCCTGCAACGGTTCTGGCTGACGGCAACCCGCTGCGGCCTGCAGCTCCAGCCGGAGACGACACCGCTCATCTTCGCCTCCTACCTGCGCGACGATATCCGCTTTTGCGAGGATCCGGCCATCCGCCGTCGGGCCCAGCGCTGCCATCGGCATCTGAAACGCGTGCTGCATCCGGAATCAGACGAATCTGCCTTCTTCTTCGGCCGGCTGGGGTTCGGACAGGCCGCCCGGGCACGGTCGCTGCGCAGGCCACTGGACAAGCTGCTGGAGTGA
- a CDS encoding ThiF family adenylyltransferase codes for MASFDYQTAFSRNIGWVTRDEQEKLRNQRIAIAGMGGVGGVYLLTLTRLGIGNFNLSDFDTFELGNFNRQAGAALSTLGRPKLEVMAESALDINPTLNIRQFPSGISADNVDEFLHDVDLYVDGLDFFVLDARRAVYQACAERGIPVVVAAPLGMGVSNINYLPGGMPLNRYFDFRDGLSETELAIRFLVGLSPAVLQARYLADTSAVRFKEKKGPSTPMACELCAGVAGTAALKILLGRGKVISAPDSFHFDAYLNKAVHVRRPGGNRNPLQRLALAIARRRFGKFS; via the coding sequence ATGGCTTCGTTCGACTACCAGACGGCCTTTTCCCGGAATATCGGCTGGGTCACCCGGGATGAACAGGAAAAACTGCGTAATCAAAGAATTGCCATTGCCGGCATGGGCGGGGTCGGGGGCGTGTACCTGCTGACCCTCACCCGCCTGGGCATTGGCAACTTCAATCTGTCAGATTTCGACACTTTCGAACTGGGGAACTTCAACCGACAGGCCGGAGCGGCTCTCTCCACGCTCGGGCGCCCGAAGCTGGAAGTCATGGCCGAGTCAGCCCTCGACATCAATCCGACCCTGAATATCCGACAATTTCCATCGGGTATTTCCGCGGACAATGTCGATGAATTCCTGCATGATGTCGACCTCTACGTGGACGGGCTCGACTTCTTCGTGCTCGATGCCCGTCGCGCGGTGTACCAGGCCTGTGCCGAGCGCGGCATTCCGGTCGTGGTAGCGGCACCGCTGGGAATGGGCGTGTCCAATATCAACTACCTGCCCGGCGGCATGCCGCTCAACCGCTATTTCGATTTCCGCGACGGCCTGTCCGAGACCGAACTCGCCATTCGTTTCCTGGTCGGACTCTCGCCGGCCGTACTCCAGGCACGCTATCTGGCCGACACTTCCGCGGTGCGGTTCAAGGAGAAGAAGGGACCATCAACGCCGATGGCCTGCGAACTCTGCGCCGGTGTGGCGGGTACGGCGGCGCTGAAGATCCTGCTCGGACGCGGCAAGGTCATCAGCGCGCCCGACAGCTTTCACTTCGACGCCTATCTCAACAAGGCGGTACATGTGCGCCGCCCCGGGGGCAACCGCAACCCCTTGCAGCGGCTGGCACTGGCCATCGCCCGTCGGCGCTTCGGCAAGTTCTCGTGA
- a CDS encoding N-acyl amino acid synthase FeeM domain-containing protein has translation MSVRIKVARTAHELEDVYRLRHAVYVGEEGYFEDSEAARGGMIVDRFDSFPKTANIIAYDGSEPVGTLRINLDTGTGLPPDEVFDFSGYRDEVRRSASGQGEPRFVSAGMLAIAKNWRNRRDVFRSLFKMAAGVAHSWGVTNIIATVNAKTVSIYRRLGFEAVGNQLWVDEIGEHVIPMTSPFASFYQWAFGHLGGRDLALDAFSQSFQRLVLGAEETLFREGDPAHEAYMVDEGTVRISRSVGADRHGLTLVTLRKGDLFGELSLIDDKPRSADAVAGTNAELIVLSREDFLAAIAEDPGRSRALLGILAERLRRMDDLAMILAYGSEEERLEFVVRGLMDKAQADPKRPGWLTIRVGISEIAKMAGVSEGEAHSFLEQLARDGKIEFSNASIRFRNSFEVIPFHSSAG, from the coding sequence ATGTCCGTAAGGATAAAGGTCGCTAGGACGGCCCACGAACTCGAGGACGTCTATCGTCTTCGCCATGCGGTGTACGTGGGCGAGGAGGGCTACTTCGAGGACTCCGAGGCGGCCAGGGGCGGGATGATCGTCGATCGCTTCGACAGTTTCCCCAAGACTGCCAACATCATTGCCTATGACGGCAGCGAGCCCGTCGGTACCCTTCGCATCAATCTGGACACGGGGACGGGCCTGCCGCCGGACGAGGTGTTCGATTTCAGTGGTTATCGCGACGAGGTCCGCCGGAGCGCTTCCGGCCAGGGCGAACCCCGTTTCGTCAGCGCGGGCATGCTGGCGATCGCGAAGAACTGGCGCAATCGGCGCGACGTGTTCCGGTCACTGTTCAAGATGGCCGCCGGGGTCGCGCATAGCTGGGGCGTTACCAATATCATCGCCACGGTCAACGCCAAGACGGTTTCCATCTATCGTCGGCTCGGTTTCGAGGCGGTCGGTAACCAGTTGTGGGTCGACGAAATCGGTGAGCATGTGATTCCGATGACCAGCCCGTTTGCCAGTTTTTACCAGTGGGCCTTCGGTCATCTGGGCGGGCGGGATCTTGCCCTCGATGCCTTCTCGCAGAGCTTCCAGCGCCTGGTCCTCGGCGCGGAGGAGACCCTGTTCCGGGAGGGTGACCCGGCGCACGAGGCGTACATGGTCGATGAGGGCACGGTACGCATTTCCCGTTCCGTCGGAGCGGACCGGCATGGCCTGACCCTGGTCACGTTGCGCAAGGGTGATCTCTTCGGCGAACTTTCGCTTATCGATGACAAGCCGCGATCAGCGGATGCCGTCGCCGGCACCAACGCGGAACTGATCGTGCTGTCCCGGGAGGATTTTCTGGCCGCCATTGCCGAGGATCCGGGGCGCAGCCGTGCCTTGCTGGGAATTCTCGCGGAACGCTTGCGGCGGATGGACGACCTGGCCATGATCCTGGCCTATGGTTCGGAGGAAGAGCGTCTCGAGTTCGTGGTTCGGGGTCTCATGGACAAGGCGCAGGCGGACCCCAAGCGGCCGGGTTGGCTCACCATCAGGGTGGGCATATCCGAGATTGCCAAGATGGCGGGCGTCTCTGAAGGGGAGGCACACAGTTTTCTGGAACAACTGGCCCGGGACGGCAAGATCGAATTTTCGAACGCCAGCATCCGCTTCCGGAATTCCTTCGAGGTCATTCCCTTTCATTCGAGCGCGGGCTGA
- a CDS encoding XrtA/PEP-CTERM system exopolysaccharide export protein has translation MLLLAGCAPTNFPPAESVSVGPAGSPEYVIGPGDSVQIFVWRNEELSSAVPVRPDGRITTPLVEDLPAAGKTPSQLARDMEEALAKYVKNPVVTVIVTGFQGPYDQQIRVVGQAAEPRALPYRDQMSLLDVMIAVGGITEFAAGNRAVIVRRIEGKPTQLQVRIDDLLNGGDISANVAMMPGDILIIPEAWF, from the coding sequence ATGCTTTTGCTGGCCGGTTGCGCGCCGACCAACTTCCCGCCCGCCGAATCGGTCAGCGTGGGTCCGGCCGGGTCTCCGGAATACGTTATTGGCCCGGGTGACAGCGTGCAGATCTTTGTCTGGCGCAACGAGGAGCTCTCGAGTGCGGTCCCGGTACGCCCGGATGGCCGTATCACCACGCCGTTGGTCGAGGATCTGCCGGCTGCGGGCAAGACACCCTCGCAGCTTGCTCGGGACATGGAAGAGGCGCTGGCCAAGTATGTCAAGAATCCGGTGGTTACCGTCATCGTGACCGGTTTCCAGGGGCCCTATGACCAGCAGATCCGTGTCGTGGGCCAGGCTGCCGAACCGCGTGCCCTGCCCTATCGGGATCAGATGTCGCTGCTGGACGTCATGATCGCAGTCGGTGGCATCACCGAATTCGCCGCCGGCAACCGGGCAGTGATCGTGCGCCGCATCGAAGGCAAGCCCACCCAGCTCCAGGTGCGTATCGACGACCTGCTCAACGGGGGCGACATCTCTGCCAACGTGGCCATGATGCCGGGTGACATCCTCATCATTCCCGAGGCCTGGTTCTAG
- a CDS encoding XrtA system polysaccharide chain length determinant produces the protein MYDLLEQLLRHARGIWRFRWSLMLVAWVVFLAGVLFVERMPDEYRASATVHVDTQTVLRPLLRGLAVSSNAAQRVSMMTRTLVTRPNLEKLARMTDLDLRAGTPEEMEALLDSLAKRIKITSSRRGENLYTISFTDSDRALAKRVVQSLLTIFVESSLGQTREDTDSAQQFLNQQIAEYEKKLNEAEARLADFKRRHVGMMPGEGRDYYARLQSAQADLEAARLQLRELQNRRAAQMQQLQDLEDDEMSLGIYNDTSGATSAIDARIQTLQARLDELLLRFTEQHPDVIETRRLIENLEKKRDAEAMEMAETAPPTNPLYQQMQMVLTETEAQIASMRARVSEYEERVRKLQEMVDTVPKVEAELQRLNRDYAVHKKNYEQLLARREQASISEQAEISADDVKFRVVEPPRVPLAPSGPNRILLMSFALLGALGAGLAVAFVLYQIRPTFDDSRQLKEITGLPVFGTVSMVYTDQIRRKRKLALASFGVAVAGLFVLYGVFMAVEFLDLDLLRQLRAL, from the coding sequence ATGTATGACCTGCTCGAGCAGCTGCTGCGCCATGCGCGGGGTATCTGGCGCTTCCGCTGGTCCCTGATGCTGGTGGCCTGGGTGGTATTCCTGGCTGGTGTGCTGTTTGTGGAGCGCATGCCGGACGAGTATCGCGCCTCTGCGACCGTCCATGTGGACACGCAAACGGTGCTGCGGCCCCTGTTGCGGGGGCTGGCGGTCAGCAGCAATGCCGCCCAGCGGGTGAGCATGATGACGCGAACGCTGGTTACCCGGCCCAACCTGGAAAAGCTCGCGCGGATGACGGATCTGGACCTGCGCGCCGGCACGCCGGAAGAAATGGAGGCACTGCTGGATTCTCTCGCCAAGCGGATCAAGATCACCAGCAGTCGCCGGGGTGAAAACCTCTATACCATTTCCTTCACCGATTCGGACCGCGCCCTGGCGAAGCGGGTGGTGCAATCCCTGCTGACCATTTTCGTCGAGAGCAGCCTCGGTCAGACCCGCGAGGATACCGACAGCGCGCAGCAGTTCCTCAACCAGCAGATTGCCGAGTACGAGAAGAAGCTCAACGAGGCCGAGGCGCGGCTCGCGGACTTCAAGCGCAGGCATGTCGGCATGATGCCCGGCGAGGGGCGTGACTACTACGCCCGGCTGCAGTCGGCACAGGCCGATCTCGAGGCGGCGCGCCTGCAACTGCGTGAACTTCAGAATCGCCGTGCAGCGCAGATGCAACAGTTGCAGGATCTGGAGGACGACGAGATGTCGCTCGGTATCTATAACGATACTTCCGGCGCAACCTCGGCCATCGATGCCCGGATCCAGACGCTGCAGGCACGCCTCGATGAACTGCTGCTGCGTTTTACCGAGCAGCATCCGGATGTCATCGAGACACGGCGTCTGATCGAGAACCTGGAGAAGAAGCGCGATGCGGAAGCCATGGAAATGGCCGAGACGGCGCCGCCCACCAATCCCCTGTATCAGCAGATGCAGATGGTGTTGACCGAAACCGAGGCCCAGATCGCCTCCATGCGTGCCCGTGTCAGCGAGTACGAGGAACGGGTACGCAAGCTGCAGGAGATGGTCGACACCGTGCCGAAGGTCGAGGCAGAGTTGCAGCGCCTGAACCGCGACTATGCAGTGCACAAGAAGAACTACGAGCAGTTGCTGGCCCGCCGCGAACAGGCCTCCATCTCGGAACAGGCGGAGATCTCGGCGGACGATGTCAAGTTCCGTGTGGTCGAGCCGCCCCGGGTGCCGCTTGCACCCTCCGGGCCGAATCGCATTCTGCTGATGAGCTTTGCGCTGCTGGGGGCGCTCGGTGCCGGTCTTGCTGTGGCCTTCGTGCTCTACCAGATCCGGCCGACCTTCGACGATTCGCGCCAGCTAAAGGAAATCACGGGCCTGCCGGTATTCGGTACAGTGTCGATGGTCTATACGGACCAGATCCGTCGCAAGCGCAAGCTCGCGCTGGCCAGTTTCGGCGTGGCAGTGGCGGGACTGTTCGTGCTCTACGGTGTCTTCATGGCCGTCGAATTTCTGGATCTGGATCTGCTGCGGCAGCTTCGGGCGCTTTGA
- a CDS encoding XrtA-associated tyrosine autokinase, translating to MDTIEKAVKKIGDGPVAPDGDGASLEPPLSGADSVIGVEAPDGEAPGQRYIDIDLGSLQAGGIVDPHSTQRDQLAEEFRRIKRPLLKHVRGESASSTAITHPNLVMVTSSLAGEGKTFTSINLALSIAMEKDMTVLLVDADVAKPEVTKRLGIQAEKGLTDVLLDDDVWLGDVLIRTSVPKLSILPAGRPHPHATELLASSAMRELADEMSMRYPDRVIIFDSPPLLLTSEARVLAGLMGQILVVVEESKTPQPVVQEALNTIDGTEVVGLVLNKAHHHVGVDLYGAYGYGYGYGHKR from the coding sequence ATGGATACCATTGAAAAGGCGGTAAAGAAGATCGGCGACGGGCCCGTGGCGCCGGACGGCGACGGCGCGTCCCTGGAGCCGCCGCTGTCCGGAGCGGATTCCGTCATTGGCGTTGAAGCCCCGGATGGCGAGGCGCCAGGTCAGCGGTACATCGATATCGATCTGGGAAGCCTCCAGGCGGGGGGTATCGTCGATCCGCACTCTACCCAGAGGGATCAGCTCGCCGAGGAGTTCCGTCGTATAAAACGGCCGCTGCTCAAGCATGTGCGTGGCGAGTCGGCCAGCAGTACGGCGATCACTCACCCGAATCTGGTCATGGTTACCAGCTCGCTGGCTGGCGAGGGCAAGACCTTCACCTCCATCAATCTCGCGCTCAGCATCGCCATGGAAAAGGACATGACGGTGCTGCTGGTGGATGCGGATGTCGCCAAACCGGAGGTGACCAAGCGTCTGGGCATCCAGGCGGAGAAGGGGCTTACCGATGTGCTGCTGGATGATGATGTCTGGCTGGGTGATGTCCTGATCAGGACCAGCGTGCCCAAGTTGTCGATCCTCCCGGCGGGACGCCCCCACCCGCATGCCACCGAGCTGCTCGCCAGCTCTGCCATGAGGGAACTGGCCGACGAGATGTCCATGCGCTATCCCGATCGCGTGATCATCTTTGACAGTCCCCCCTTGCTGTTGACCAGCGAGGCACGGGTACTGGCCGGGCTTATGGGACAGATCCTGGTGGTGGTCGAGGAGAGCAAGACACCGCAACCGGTAGTCCAGGAGGCGCTCAACACCATTGACGGGACCGAAGTGGTAGGGCTGGTGTTGAACAAGGCCCATCATCATGTGGGTGTGGATCTGTACGGAGCCTATGGATACGGGTATGGGTATGGGCACAAGCGCTGA
- a CDS encoding TIGR03016 family PEP-CTERM system-associated outer membrane protein has protein sequence MGMGTSADLGMRFRLSPLVAVLAALAVPALALADATWQLEPRVTVSETWTDNVGLDQPGQEESDFITQIMPGIAARKEGGRLRLVADYQLQSLVFARDGSRNDVYHRLFAKGDADLVEDWLFVDFGASRSQSIVDAEERLTLDNFNRTANRADVVSYYVSPYLRHDFGGRFRTEIGYHAEQRDYERGAADTYRQRVTARFSNGFRFTRLSWQLDYRDEILRRQRLRNPEFRSLAGVVGYRLWRGLSLVARAGKEDNSFSSVRRVTNGSYWSGGARWASRHFSVEALKGNNDQGVSVKLTPSARTTLDVRFRDRSVGLNPGVTWSGDFTHRTRRSRWNLRYFEDTITVQQLQPYGGNQVQLVFGGGTVEFRDPVTGDPVFLTEEGLFSLTDSVIERQRATATFGYRFPRHRLRLTLFDEQRDLLLNGGEQDARGGTLSWRWDVGVRTYSNLRYGRQNSTFTASNRKRDFRYWSLELSRTLRPDATGSLRYRYAEQDSGTGGRDRQENRLTLQLQVAF, from the coding sequence ATGGGTATGGGCACAAGCGCTGACCTCGGGATGCGTTTTCGTTTGTCACCGCTCGTCGCAGTTCTGGCGGCACTGGCTGTGCCTGCGCTGGCGCTCGCGGATGCCACATGGCAGCTCGAGCCCCGGGTCACTGTATCCGAGACCTGGACCGACAATGTGGGGCTGGACCAGCCCGGGCAGGAAGAGAGTGATTTCATCACCCAGATCATGCCCGGCATCGCGGCACGCAAGGAAGGCGGAAGATTGCGCCTGGTCGCCGATTACCAGCTTCAGTCCCTGGTATTCGCCCGCGATGGGAGCCGGAACGACGTCTATCACCGCTTGTTTGCCAAGGGGGATGCGGACCTCGTCGAGGACTGGCTGTTCGTGGACTTCGGCGCTTCCAGATCGCAGAGCATTGTTGATGCGGAGGAGCGCCTGACCCTCGATAATTTCAACCGCACGGCCAACCGGGCCGATGTCGTCTCCTATTACGTCAGTCCTTACCTGAGGCACGACTTCGGTGGCCGGTTCAGGACCGAGATCGGGTATCACGCCGAACAGCGCGATTATGAGCGGGGTGCAGCGGACACCTATCGGCAGCGGGTGACGGCACGGTTCTCGAACGGCTTCCGCTTCACTCGTCTGAGCTGGCAACTCGATTACCGGGATGAAATCCTGCGTCGGCAAAGGTTGAGAAACCCGGAATTTCGCAGCCTTGCCGGGGTGGTGGGTTACCGTCTCTGGCGGGGACTGAGCCTGGTGGCGCGCGCGGGCAAGGAGGACAACAGCTTCAGCAGTGTCAGGCGCGTGACCAATGGTTCGTACTGGTCCGGCGGCGCGCGCTGGGCAAGCCGTCATTTTTCGGTGGAAGCACTCAAGGGCAATAATGATCAGGGCGTTTCCGTCAAGCTCACGCCCTCGGCTCGCACCACCCTGGATGTGCGCTTCCGTGACCGGAGCGTCGGCCTCAATCCCGGCGTGACCTGGTCGGGCGACTTTACACATCGTACCCGTCGCAGCCGCTGGAATCTGCGATATTTCGAAGACACCATCACGGTGCAGCAGCTGCAGCCCTATGGTGGCAATCAGGTGCAGCTCGTGTTCGGTGGCGGGACGGTCGAATTCCGGGACCCGGTGACCGGCGATCCGGTGTTTCTGACCGAGGAAGGGCTGTTTTCCCTCACTGATTCCGTGATCGAGCGGCAGCGGGCCACCGCCACCTTTGGCTATCGCTTTCCGAGGCACCGGCTCCGGCTCACCCTGTTCGACGAACAGCGCGATTTGCTTCTGAACGGAGGGGAGCAGGACGCCCGAGGTGGCACCCTGTCCTGGCGCTGGGATGTCGGGGTGCGCACTTATTCCAATCTTCGCTACGGACGCCAGAACAGCACCTTCACGGCGAGCAACAGGAAACGGGATTTTCGTTACTGGAGTCTCGAACTGTCACGAACCTTGCGGCCCGATGCCACCGGCAGCCTTCGCTATCGCTATGCGGAGCAGGATTCCGGAACCGGAGGCAGGGACCGCCAGGAAAACAGGCTAACGCTTCAGCTACAGGTGGCATTCTGA
- a CDS encoding XrtA/PEP-CTERM system-associated ATPase: MYERFYNLKTKPFRLSPDPRFLYQSKGHSKALAYLRYGLQLGEGFIVITGEIGAGKTTLARALLNSLQTENIVAAQLVTTQLESDELLRAVCSAFGLQAQGVAKAQLLKNLETFLMARAREGKRVLLLVDEAQNLPASALEELRMLSNYQVGERALMQSFLLGQGEFQAIVQAEGMEQFRQRVIASYHLGPLDEPETRAYIEHRLGLVEWEGDPSISDDAYHIIHEHSEGIPRRINTLCDRLFLYGCLEELHEFTADTVRFVIDEQKQETPKIRKLATAPEPQIHLAADNSASTATTVSDSERRLIALEKRVEALEARVRKDRDRIQKLIMMAVLSGDDVDLPEALEALRKAD, encoded by the coding sequence ATGTATGAGCGATTCTACAATCTGAAGACCAAGCCTTTCCGCCTGAGTCCCGATCCGCGTTTTCTCTACCAGAGCAAGGGTCATTCCAAGGCGCTGGCTTATCTGCGCTACGGTCTTCAGCTGGGCGAGGGCTTCATTGTCATCACTGGCGAGATCGGTGCCGGCAAGACCACGCTGGCCCGTGCGCTGCTCAATTCGCTGCAGACGGAAAACATTGTTGCGGCACAATTGGTGACCACCCAGCTCGAATCAGACGAGCTGTTGCGCGCCGTGTGCAGTGCCTTCGGCTTGCAGGCACAAGGCGTGGCCAAGGCGCAGCTTCTCAAGAATCTCGAGACCTTCCTCATGGCGCGTGCCCGGGAAGGCAAGCGTGTGCTGCTGCTGGTGGACGAGGCCCAGAATCTGCCGGCATCCGCGCTGGAAGAACTGCGCATGCTGTCCAACTACCAGGTCGGTGAACGCGCCCTGATGCAGAGTTTCCTGCTCGGGCAGGGTGAGTTCCAGGCAATCGTGCAGGCAGAGGGTATGGAGCAGTTCCGGCAGCGGGTGATTGCCTCCTACCACCTCGGTCCGCTCGATGAGCCGGAAACGCGCGCTTACATCGAACATCGCCTGGGTCTGGTGGAGTGGGAGGGCGATCCGAGCATATCCGACGATGCGTACCACATCATTCATGAGCATTCCGAAGGTATTCCTCGTCGTATCAACACCCTCTGTGATCGCCTGTTTCTCTATGGCTGCCTGGAGGAGCTGCACGAGTTTACCGCCGACACCGTGCGTTTCGTGATCGACGAACAGAAGCAGGAAACGCCAAAGATCCGCAAGCTGGCAACGGCACCCGAGCCACAGATTCATCTCGCGGCGGACAATAGCGCAAGCACAGCGACCACTGTCAGCGACTCCGAGCGACGGCTGATCGCCCTGGAAAAGCGGGTGGAGGCACTGGAAGCGCGGGTACGCAAGGATCGCGACCGCATCCAGAAGTTGATCATGATGGCGGTCCTGTCGGGAGACGACGTCGATCTGCCCGAAGCGCTCGAGGCACTCCGCAAGGCGGATTAG